The window GCCGGCATAAGATTCTTACCCGTTACCGGGCCTATCATGGATCTTCATATGGTGCGATATCCGCAGGCGGCGATCCTCGAAAGCTGGCCGTTGACGGTCAGCAGGCTCCAAATTTTATACATGTTGAAATTCCTTATGCCTACCGTTGTCCTATGCACCACGAAGGCGAATGCCAGGAAGCGTGTTTTGAACATTTAGAACGTATCATAGCCTATGAGGGGCCGCAAAACATCGCAGCAATTTTGATGGAAGGAGAATCCGGCTCCTCGGGTTGTTTGAAATATCCGCAGGGTTACTGGGCAAAGCTTAGGGAAATCTGTGATAAGCATGGCATAATGCTGATAGCAGACGAAGTAATGAGTGGCTTTGGCCGAACAGGAAACTGGTTTGGTATAAATAATCATGGTGTGGTGCCAGATATGATGGTATTGGCCAAAGGCTTAACAGCTGGCTATCTGCCGCTGGGGGCTTTGATGGTGACTGATAAAATTGCTGCACGTTTTGATGATATCCCCTTAATGCTGGGATTAACCTATTCTGCTCATGCAACGGCCTGTGCGGCTGCCCTGGAGGTGATCAAAATTTACGAAGATGATAATCTTATAGAAAATGCAGCGCTAATGGGCAGGTACCTGGAGCAAAGGGTGAAAGAAATGAAAAAGCAGCACCCTTCAATAGGTGATTTCAGAAATACCGGCCTGTTAGGTTGCCTGGAGCTTGTAAAGAACCGCACAACAAAAGAACCATTTGCCCCCTTCAATGCAAAGCCATCAGAAATGGCAGTTATGAACAAAGTAGC of the Flammeovirgaceae bacterium 311 genome contains:
- a CDS encoding Acetylornithine transaminase (COG0160 4-aminobutyrate aminotransferase and related aminotransferases), whose translation is MLPETATITRQEKDRILENSMDYTLFSWSKQKGINPICVERAEGIYLYDYDGNRIIDFSSGLMNVNIGHGNQRVTEAVVRQMQQVSYVTPSCVTKVRGELGKKLAEICPGDLNKAFFTVCGATAIENAIKLARIYTGRHKILTRYRAYHGSSYGAISAGGDPRKLAVDGQQAPNFIHVEIPYAYRCPMHHEGECQEACFEHLERIIAYEGPQNIAAILMEGESGSSGCLKYPQGYWAKLREICDKHGIMLIADEVMSGFGRTGNWFGINNHGVVPDMMVLAKGLTAGYLPLGALMVTDKIAARFDDIPLMLGLTYSAHATACAAALEVIKIYEDDNLIENAALMGRYLEQRVKEMKKQHPSIGDFRNTGLLGCLELVKNRTTKEPFAPFNAKPSEMAVMNKVAAKLKELGLYTFVRWSYVFIAPPLCINQEQMDEGLAIISEALKIADAECY